The Anopheles coluzzii chromosome 2, AcolN3, whole genome shotgun sequence genome window below encodes:
- the LOC120950440 gene encoding apolipoprotein D-like, whose protein sequence is MISKTVNMLALAVLIVSSLQVAVGFVVRDGNCTLATANLPFVKDFQLEQYLGKWYELERYEQDYERNMECVSIVYRWQQPLETLDVNYRGYLPHNGTVNTFTGSGVFNQEPAQETANTTTAPTTAAKLLVSFGRVYNATNYWVVDTDYVNYAIVYSCVTFAEMGQAVEGYWLLARTPNLPDNQTVIERVKYLRSTYFQVSHMRFTNHTEELCPEEEKLPTEPSLVILPPL, encoded by the exons ATGATCAGTAAAACAGTGAACATGTTAGCATTAGCCGTGCTGATCGTCAGCAGCCTGCAAGTGGCAGTGGGATTTGTGGTACGCGATGGAAACTGCACACTGGCCACGGCAAATCTGCCATTTGTGAAAGACTTTCAGCTGGAACAG TATCTTGGCAAGTGGTACGAGCTGGAACGGTACGAGCAGGACTACGAGCGTAACATGGAGTGCGTGTCGATCGTGTACCGATGGCAGCAACCGCTCGAAACGCTCGACGTGAACTATCGTGGCTATCTGCCGCACAATGGTACCGTCAACACCTTCACCGGCAGCGGCGTATTCAACCAGGAGCCGGCGCAGGAAACCGCTAACACTACTACGGCACCTACCACGGCTGCTAAGCTGCTCGTATCGTTTGGCAGAG TGTACAATGCCACCAACTACTGGGTAGTGGATACGGATTACGTCAACTACGCGATCGTGTACTCCTGCGTGACGTTCGCCGAGATGGGTCAGGCCGTCGAGGGCTACTGGCTGCTGGCACGCACACCCAACCTGCCGGACAACCAGACCGTGATCGAGCGCGTCAAATACCTGCGCTCCACGTACTTCCAGGTGTCGCACATGCGCTTCACAAACCACACCGAGGAACT CTGCCCAGAGGAGGAAAAGCTGCCAACCGAACCGAGCTTAGTCATTTTGCCACCACTGTAG